One window of the Blastocatellia bacterium genome contains the following:
- a CDS encoding radical SAM protein: protein MAMETQRYSEFSRQFHQRVLRERIPVEGVIEVTRRCPLTCAHCYNNLPMDDVEARHNELSYEEHCRILDEITEAGCLWLLYTGGEIFARRDFLDIYTYAKQKGLLITLFTNGTLITEKVADYLAEWRPFAIEITLYGRTRETYERLTGIPGSYRRCLRGIQLLLERGLPLRLKTVAVTLNVHELWEMKRFVEDELGLQFKFDAMINPRIDCSRSPLAVRLTPEEIVALDVCDPDRASEWQRFFEKEMLPPSAETTKHIYHCGGGMTSFAIDPYGRMSICVLSHADTYDLRRGSFREGWQEFLLKVRQKEITQVTKCVLCALKPMCGMCPANGELESGHPEKPVDFLCQVAHLRAYVFGLPVPPHGDCEYCNGGSGYNALRQSAVKVLQQGQSRRHPLPVVSASHLGSSGGCVSTACSSCHFATFPEGLV, encoded by the coding sequence ATGGCAATGGAGACTCAACGGTACAGCGAATTCAGCCGGCAATTTCATCAACGTGTTCTTCGGGAGCGAATTCCCGTCGAGGGCGTCATTGAGGTGACGCGGCGATGTCCCCTGACGTGTGCCCACTGTTATAACAACCTCCCGATGGATGACGTGGAAGCTCGACACAATGAGCTGAGCTATGAGGAACACTGCCGCATCCTCGATGAGATCACTGAGGCGGGGTGTTTGTGGCTCCTTTACACCGGCGGGGAGATTTTTGCCCGGCGGGATTTCCTGGACATTTACACCTATGCTAAACAAAAGGGTCTATTGATTACTCTGTTTACTAACGGCACACTCATTACCGAAAAGGTGGCCGATTATCTTGCCGAGTGGCGACCATTTGCCATCGAGATCACCCTCTATGGTCGAACCCGCGAGACGTATGAACGGCTCACGGGCATTCCCGGCTCTTACCGGAGGTGTCTGCGAGGCATCCAGTTGCTTCTTGAACGGGGACTACCGTTGCGGCTGAAGACAGTAGCGGTAACCCTCAACGTCCACGAGCTGTGGGAAATGAAACGCTTCGTTGAAGATGAGCTGGGCCTCCAGTTCAAGTTTGATGCCATGATCAACCCGCGTATTGACTGCTCCCGGAGCCCGTTGGCCGTGCGGTTGACGCCGGAAGAGATTGTCGCTTTGGACGTGTGTGATCCCGACCGGGCGAGCGAGTGGCAGCGGTTCTTCGAGAAAGAGATGTTGCCTCCCTCGGCTGAAACCACCAAACATATTTACCATTGTGGCGGAGGAATGACGTCATTTGCCATTGATCCATACGGGCGAATGAGCATCTGCGTTTTATCCCACGCCGATACGTACGATTTGCGCCGGGGCAGCTTCCGCGAGGGCTGGCAGGAGTTCTTGCTGAAGGTTCGCCAGAAGGAGATCACGCAGGTGACCAAGTGTGTCCTTTGCGCTTTAAAGCCGATGTGTGGGATGTGTCCGGCCAATGGCGAACTCGAGAGCGGGCATCCGGAAAAGCCGGTGGATTTCCTCTGTCAGGTGGCCCACTTGAGAGCCTATGTTTTCGGGCTTCCTGTTCCTCCGCACGGGGATTGTGAATATTGCAACGGAGGCTCAGGGTATAACGCTCTTCGTCAAAGCGCCGTGAAAGTGTTGCAACAGGGACAATCCCGACGACATCCGTTGCCGGTCGTTTCGGCATCTCACTTGGGAAGTTCGGGCGGTTGCGTCAGCACGGCCTGTTCTTCCTGTCACTTTGCCACTTTCCCTGAAGGGCTCGTCTGA
- a CDS encoding M14 family zinc carboxypeptidase has protein sequence MRRPWLYVLVLALLVTPATARRSMGHGPVTASVQYLDYPEIVARLKRYEADYPAIAQAVNLNEYLRTPLTAEGRPLWALKISDHVSAEEDEPAIVVDGAHHARELMTPLAVLDIATVLTGQYGVNPAVTRWVDEYEIWLVPCVNPDGVSYVFSQSRNWRKNRRPNGDGTFGVDLNRNYPFGWGKCGQTSPQPGSDTYRGPAPASEPEVQTLLALGERKRPLIYLSYHSAGEEVLYPYRCARLAEPETYYAIRDRYAARMGYGMRVASASGESFEHFYNQFGSLAFLTEIGTSFQPPPTEVPAVLDRIRPGWQYLFDRGLGASLRGHIIDAQTGAPIGRATINLDRVIFTEGEVRRPEPVFGRFHWIVEPGIYTVRIAAPGFQPQSHTVIVGEQPVRLEVRLDPQ, from the coding sequence ATGCGACGACCATGGCTTTACGTGCTTGTGCTGGCTCTTCTTGTGACGCCAGCGACGGCTCGGCGGAGCATGGGCCATGGGCCCGTCACTGCTTCCGTCCAATACCTGGATTATCCGGAGATCGTCGCCCGCCTGAAGCGATATGAAGCCGACTATCCCGCAATTGCTCAGGCCGTGAACCTTAACGAATATCTGCGAACACCTCTGACGGCTGAGGGACGGCCGCTATGGGCGCTCAAGATCTCCGATCATGTGTCCGCAGAGGAGGACGAGCCGGCCATTGTGGTAGATGGTGCACACCACGCGCGTGAGCTGATGACCCCACTGGCAGTTTTGGATATCGCCACTGTCTTGACCGGGCAATACGGTGTGAACCCCGCAGTGACCCGGTGGGTTGATGAGTATGAAATCTGGCTTGTCCCTTGCGTCAATCCCGACGGAGTCTCTTACGTTTTCTCTCAATCTCGGAACTGGCGAAAGAACCGGCGCCCCAATGGCGACGGAACCTTTGGCGTGGACCTTAACCGGAATTATCCTTTCGGTTGGGGCAAATGCGGGCAGACAAGTCCCCAACCGGGATCGGACACCTATCGCGGTCCTGCCCCGGCGTCGGAACCGGAAGTTCAAACGCTTCTGGCTCTGGGCGAACGGAAGCGCCCCTTGATTTACTTGAGCTACCACAGTGCCGGCGAAGAAGTCCTCTATCCCTACCGCTGCGCCCGCCTGGCCGAGCCTGAGACATACTATGCCATCCGAGATCGCTATGCGGCCCGCATGGGGTACGGGATGCGGGTGGCCTCTGCCAGCGGGGAAAGCTTCGAACACTTCTACAATCAGTTTGGGTCACTGGCCTTTTTGACGGAAATCGGAACAAGTTTTCAACCGCCACCCACCGAGGTCCCGGCCGTGCTCGACCGGATCCGTCCCGGGTGGCAGTATCTGTTTGACCGCGGCCTGGGAGCGTCGCTACGGGGCCACATTATTGACGCCCAAACGGGTGCGCCAATCGGTCGGGCGACGATCAACCTTGACCGCGTGATCTTCACCGAAGGCGAAGTGCGACGACCCGAGCCCGTCTTTGGGCGGTTTCACTGGATCGTTGAACCGGGCATTTACACTGTGCGCATCGCGGCTCCGGGATTTCAACCTCAATCACATACCGTCATCGTCGGTGAGCAACCGGTCAGACTAGAGGTGCGTCTGGACCCCCAGTAA
- a CDS encoding cell division protein ZapB translates to MTKHGLQLIVLFGLVGVVFPVQAQNPSQEAEIELLKQRVRELEEQNRAILKALEELQSQRRQTEGAAPKPDIPTTPAGTGSQTNTSSFRQEPVRWGDLVTGESRLKFYGFLRLDLIADDSRPDNSQIPFFILSEDPRVGQKDSGAFTLHPRLTRLGLNYRGPVVDRLGHVQLGGQLELDFQNGGRESRQIIRIRHANLRLSRGAFGLLAGQTWDVISPLFPTVNNDTLMWNAGNLGDRRPQVIFSYEPAFEQGQLSVTGGIGLTGAVDALDLDNNGFRDGEESARPHVQLRLGAARNSWVKGQRVSIGIWGHRGFERTSRPIAGRTEFRSQSLGLDYTLPLHERVGVRGEAWFGRNLSDMRGGIGQGINTVTGSAIRSRGGWIEASIKVHSIFTLHPGFTIDDPRDEDIPLQGRTRNRAIWIANRFALGGGFLIGADYLRWITDYKGLQRGADHRFNLFLQYSF, encoded by the coding sequence GTGACAAAACATGGGTTGCAGTTGATTGTGCTTTTTGGACTCGTCGGGGTTGTCTTTCCTGTTCAGGCACAAAATCCGTCGCAGGAAGCTGAGATCGAACTGCTCAAGCAGCGGGTGCGCGAGCTGGAGGAGCAAAATCGCGCCATCCTGAAGGCGCTCGAAGAACTTCAGAGCCAGAGGCGCCAGACCGAAGGGGCTGCGCCCAAACCGGACATCCCAACAACGCCCGCCGGTACCGGTTCCCAAACGAATACATCCTCTTTTCGACAAGAGCCCGTTCGCTGGGGTGATCTCGTGACGGGCGAGAGCCGCTTGAAATTTTATGGATTCCTCCGTCTCGATCTGATTGCCGATGATTCTCGACCGGATAACAGCCAGATTCCTTTCTTCATCCTTTCGGAAGATCCACGCGTGGGACAAAAGGACAGTGGAGCATTTACGCTCCATCCTCGGCTCACCCGTCTGGGACTGAACTACAGGGGGCCCGTGGTGGATCGCCTCGGTCACGTGCAACTCGGCGGTCAGCTGGAACTCGATTTTCAAAACGGTGGTCGCGAGTCACGTCAGATCATTCGGATTCGTCATGCCAACCTGAGACTGAGCCGTGGCGCCTTCGGGCTACTCGCCGGGCAGACGTGGGATGTTATCTCGCCGCTTTTCCCCACGGTCAACAACGATACGCTCATGTGGAATGCGGGAAATCTGGGTGATCGGCGACCGCAGGTGATTTTCTCTTATGAACCGGCGTTTGAGCAGGGGCAACTCTCGGTCACGGGCGGGATAGGTTTGACGGGAGCCGTGGACGCGCTGGACCTCGACAATAACGGCTTTCGCGACGGAGAGGAATCGGCCCGGCCTCACGTCCAATTGCGCCTGGGAGCGGCTCGCAACAGTTGGGTGAAGGGACAGCGGGTGAGCATCGGGATCTGGGGACATCGAGGATTTGAACGGACGAGCCGACCGATTGCCGGTCGAACCGAGTTCCGCAGTCAATCGCTCGGATTGGACTATACGCTCCCGCTCCATGAACGCGTTGGCGTGCGAGGCGAAGCCTGGTTCGGCCGGAACCTCAGCGACATGCGTGGCGGTATCGGTCAGGGAATTAACACCGTGACCGGGAGCGCCATTCGCAGTCGAGGCGGATGGATCGAAGCGAGCATCAAGGTTCACTCGATCTTCACTCTTCACCCCGGTTTCACCATTGATGATCCCCGCGACGAGGATATTCCCCTGCAGGGGCGCACGCGCAATCGCGCCATCTGGATCGCCAACCGATTCGCTCTCGGCGGAGGATTTCTCATCGGAGCGGACTATCTCCGCTGGATCACCGATTACAAAGGGCTTCAGCGCGGTGCTGACCACCGGTTCAATCTCTTTCTGCAATACAGCTTTTAA
- a CDS encoding transglutaminase domain-containing protein produces the protein MTRKRSLAFASVLLVAVFAAGVPVRPDSPTPRLRTFEFTYVTEVKDIPAGARELSLWIPYPQSDENQTIRNMTVRSPFPTQLTRESEYGNQMLYLHLSPPPEKGFTVEMRFTVERREYVRKDFSLVKAGYQDHSDPKLRRWLEPDKLVPIDGKIRQMALEVTRGHKTDLEKARAIYDYAVTNLKYDKSGTGWGRGDIYYACDVKRGNCTDFHAVFIGFSRAVGIPARFEIGFPLPPDRTEGEIAGYHCWAQFYLKGYGWVPVDASEASKNPALRDYFFGAHDEHRVLFTIGRDIRLSPPQKGEPLNYFIYPYAEVDGRPFAQIGRKFYFRDVRAETRN, from the coding sequence ATGACCAGGAAAAGGAGCCTTGCCTTCGCATCGGTCCTGCTGGTCGCAGTTTTCGCGGCTGGCGTTCCGGTTCGACCGGATAGCCCGACCCCTCGTCTTCGCACCTTCGAGTTCACCTACGTCACGGAAGTAAAGGATATTCCGGCGGGTGCTCGCGAACTTTCGCTGTGGATCCCCTACCCCCAAAGCGATGAAAATCAAACGATCCGCAACATGACGGTCCGGTCCCCCTTTCCCACTCAGTTGACGCGCGAATCTGAATACGGCAACCAGATGCTCTATCTGCATCTGTCACCGCCACCGGAGAAGGGGTTCACTGTCGAAATGCGTTTCACCGTCGAGCGCCGGGAATACGTCCGAAAAGATTTTTCTCTGGTCAAGGCCGGCTATCAGGATCATTCCGATCCGAAATTGCGGCGCTGGCTGGAGCCCGATAAGCTCGTGCCCATTGACGGCAAGATTCGTCAAATGGCGCTTGAGGTGACGCGCGGTCACAAGACCGATCTGGAGAAGGCCCGCGCCATTTACGATTACGCAGTGACAAACCTCAAATACGACAAAAGTGGCACCGGATGGGGACGCGGCGACATTTACTACGCCTGCGATGTCAAACGGGGCAATTGCACCGATTTTCATGCCGTGTTCATTGGCTTCAGTCGCGCCGTCGGCATCCCTGCCCGCTTTGAGATCGGGTTTCCCCTGCCCCCTGATCGCACCGAGGGAGAAATCGCCGGCTATCATTGCTGGGCGCAGTTTTATCTCAAAGGCTACGGCTGGGTCCCCGTGGATGCCTCGGAAGCGAGCAAGAATCCGGCCCTGCGCGACTATTTCTTCGGGGCTCATGATGAGCATCGGGTACTGTTCACCATCGGTCGGGATATTCGCCTGAGTCCGCCGCAAAAGGGCGAACCCCTCAACTACTTCATCTATCCGTATGCTGAGGTGGATGGCAGGCCGTTCGCCCAGATCGGCAGGAAATTCTACTTCCGCGACGTTCGCGCGGAGACCCGAAATTAG
- a CDS encoding cystathionine gamma-synthase — MKFSTKAIHVGSEPDPATGAVTVPIYQTSTYAQEGLGKHKGYEYARTQNPTRFALERNLAALEGGTAAFAFASGLAAINALMQALLKQGDHVVVSDNTYGGTFRLFEYVLRKYGLEFSYVDTSVAENIERALRPSTRMVFLETPTNPVMVLTDIRAASEIAHRAGVKVAVDNTFMSPYFQRPLELGADIVIHSTTKYLNGHSDGVGGAVIVKDEEDALKLKFVQNAAGAIISPMDAWLVLRGVKTLPLRMRQHDANGRAVAAFLSEHPKVTRVHYPGLPSHPQYELACRQMSGFGGMISFDVGSLEKARTVLESVRLCSLAESLGGVETLISHPATMTHAIVPPQERQRLGITDGLVRVSVGCEDVEDIIADLDQALARI, encoded by the coding sequence ATGAAATTTTCAACCAAAGCAATTCACGTCGGAAGCGAACCCGACCCCGCTACCGGAGCCGTAACGGTTCCCATCTACCAGACGTCAACCTATGCTCAGGAGGGGTTGGGCAAACACAAGGGCTACGAGTATGCGCGGACGCAGAACCCGACCCGATTTGCACTGGAACGCAATCTCGCTGCCCTCGAAGGGGGGACGGCGGCCTTCGCCTTCGCCTCCGGGTTGGCGGCCATTAACGCACTCATGCAGGCGTTGCTTAAGCAGGGCGACCATGTCGTCGTCTCCGACAACACGTATGGTGGAACGTTTCGCCTCTTCGAGTATGTGCTGCGGAAGTACGGCCTGGAATTCAGCTACGTGGATACGTCGGTTGCCGAGAATATTGAGCGTGCTCTCCGCCCCTCGACCCGGATGGTCTTTCTGGAAACACCGACCAATCCCGTCATGGTGTTGACCGACATCCGGGCGGCATCGGAGATTGCTCATCGCGCCGGCGTGAAGGTGGCGGTGGATAACACATTTATGAGCCCCTATTTTCAACGGCCGTTGGAACTCGGAGCGGACATTGTCATCCACTCGACGACGAAATACCTCAACGGCCATAGCGATGGCGTCGGTGGAGCGGTCATCGTCAAGGATGAGGAGGATGCCCTCAAACTGAAGTTCGTTCAAAACGCCGCCGGAGCGATCATCTCACCGATGGATGCCTGGCTCGTCCTTCGAGGGGTGAAGACGTTGCCGTTACGGATGCGCCAGCACGATGCTAACGGGCGGGCGGTGGCGGCCTTCTTGAGCGAGCATCCCAAAGTCACCCGCGTGCACTATCCGGGGTTGCCATCGCATCCGCAATATGAGCTGGCCTGTCGTCAAATGTCGGGTTTCGGCGGAATGATCTCCTTCGATGTGGGATCGCTGGAGAAGGCCAGGACGGTGCTCGAAAGCGTGCGCCTGTGCTCTCTGGCCGAGAGTCTCGGCGGTGTGGAGACGCTCATCTCGCATCCGGCGACCATGACGCACGCGATTGTTCCTCCGCAGGAGCGTCAACGGCTGGGAATCACCGACGGATTGGTGCGTGTGTCCGTCGGCTGCGAGGATGTGGAGGACATCATCGCCGACCTCGATCAGGCGCTTGCGCGAATCTGA
- a CDS encoding D-TA family PLP-dependent enzyme: protein MQIQDLETPAVIVDLDVVARNLRRMAEYCRRHGLALRPHTKTHKIPELARRQIESGAVGITVAKLGEAEVMIDAGLDDVLIAYPIVGQRKARRLAELASRARLTVSLDSEESVRAISDEAARCGVTVGVLVELDVGFRRCGVTRAEEAVALAQTTLDLPGVEFRGLMFYPGHFWVVGEARQRLLGSVNDFLRRVYDAFERERIPIPVVSGGSTPTAFISHEFAGVTEIRPGMYIFNDRNMVALEVARPEDCALSVITTVVSTAVPGRAIVDAGSKTLSSDGFRAGDRQGFGYVREDPDAVIESLSEEHGIINISRSSRRYRVGERLTIIPNHVCATVNLHDEIYAVRGDGVETVWSVAARGKVR, encoded by the coding sequence ATGCAGATCCAAGACCTGGAGACACCGGCCGTCATCGTTGATCTCGACGTTGTGGCGCGAAATCTTCGGCGAATGGCCGAGTACTGTCGGCGTCACGGACTTGCTCTCCGTCCGCACACGAAGACGCACAAAATTCCCGAACTCGCTCGCCGACAGATTGAGAGCGGAGCCGTCGGCATCACCGTGGCCAAACTGGGTGAAGCCGAAGTGATGATTGACGCTGGACTTGACGATGTGCTCATCGCCTATCCGATTGTCGGACAGAGGAAGGCCCGGCGGTTGGCCGAGCTGGCGAGCCGAGCGCGATTGACCGTCTCGCTTGATTCGGAGGAATCGGTTCGGGCCATCTCCGACGAAGCCGCCCGCTGCGGCGTCACCGTAGGCGTTCTCGTTGAACTCGACGTGGGATTCCGCCGCTGCGGCGTGACGAGGGCCGAGGAGGCGGTGGCTCTGGCCCAAACGACGCTTGATCTCCCGGGCGTGGAATTTCGCGGTCTCATGTTCTACCCCGGGCATTTCTGGGTCGTTGGCGAGGCCCGCCAGCGACTTCTCGGCTCCGTCAACGACTTTCTCCGGCGCGTCTACGATGCGTTCGAGCGCGAGCGCATTCCCATCCCCGTGGTCAGCGGTGGCTCGACGCCGACGGCCTTCATTTCTCACGAATTCGCAGGCGTCACCGAGATCCGCCCGGGCATGTACATTTTCAACGATCGCAATATGGTGGCGCTGGAGGTCGCTCGACCGGAGGATTGTGCTCTCTCGGTCATCACGACCGTTGTCAGCACGGCCGTTCCCGGTCGCGCCATCGTGGACGCGGGATCCAAGACGCTGTCGTCCGATGGATTCCGCGCCGGTGACCGGCAGGGCTTCGGCTACGTTCGTGAGGACCCGGACGCGGTGATCGAGTCGCTGTCGGAAGAACATGGGATCATCAACATCAGCCGGTCGTCCCGTCGGTATCGCGTAGGCGAGCGGCTGACCATCATTCCCAATCATGTTTGTGCCACGGTGAATCTGCATGATGAGATCTATGCCGTGCGTGGGGATGGGGTTGAGACCGTGTGGTCGGTGGCCGCGCGAGGAAAGGTCCGATGA
- a CDS encoding membrane dipeptidase, which yields MNRRQALTTIAGSCLVAGMAPMINRGRYRLFAQSAREYSARTIELVGRSLVIDMLSPLVLSQSRMRKLLSDPASLTPADIQRYKESGITVFHVAVGVGGREATLNVLRYVAGWNGFIAHHSDHFTRIDSPATLDAVRRSGKIGILIGVQNSEHFQTLDDVDMFFGLGQRVSQLTYNARNLIGNGSTERRDDGLSDFGVAIVERMNKVGMAVDVSHCGDRTTLDACEVSKKPVLITHSNCRALNPNHPRCKTDEAITRMAKTGGVMGITGVRMFVKADEPTTIEHVLDHFDHVVRLVGIEHVGIGSDVDLDGYDDLPPAELRALRASYKGSYAFRDKIDIEGLDHPKRIFDLTEGLIRRGYSDRHIELILGGNFARALKEIWTVG from the coding sequence ATGAATCGCCGCCAGGCTCTCACAACTATTGCCGGATCATGTCTTGTTGCCGGGATGGCCCCGATGATCAATCGCGGGCGGTATCGCCTCTTCGCTCAGTCGGCCCGCGAATACTCCGCACGAACAATCGAACTTGTCGGTCGCTCACTCGTCATAGACATGCTGAGCCCGCTCGTCCTCAGTCAGTCGAGGATGCGCAAGCTGCTGAGCGATCCGGCCAGCCTCACTCCGGCTGATATTCAACGCTACAAGGAGTCCGGCATCACCGTCTTTCACGTCGCCGTGGGAGTGGGGGGCCGGGAGGCCACGCTCAATGTGCTGCGGTATGTGGCCGGATGGAACGGGTTCATCGCTCACCACAGCGACCATTTCACCCGCATTGATAGCCCGGCCACACTCGACGCCGTCAGGCGATCGGGAAAAATCGGCATCCTCATCGGCGTTCAGAATTCCGAGCATTTCCAGACGCTCGACGATGTGGATATGTTTTTCGGACTCGGCCAGCGAGTCTCTCAATTGACCTATAATGCCCGCAATCTCATCGGCAACGGAAGCACCGAACGCCGGGACGATGGCCTCAGCGATTTTGGCGTGGCGATTGTTGAACGGATGAACAAAGTGGGGATGGCTGTTGATGTTTCCCACTGCGGCGATCGCACGACGCTCGATGCGTGTGAGGTCTCGAAAAAACCCGTTCTCATCACTCACTCCAACTGTCGCGCCCTGAATCCTAATCATCCCCGGTGCAAGACGGACGAGGCCATCACTCGAATGGCCAAGACCGGCGGGGTGATGGGGATCACCGGCGTGCGCATGTTCGTGAAGGCCGATGAACCCACGACCATCGAGCACGTCCTCGATCATTTCGACCATGTCGTACGGCTGGTTGGGATCGAGCATGTCGGCATCGGGAGCGACGTTGATCTCGATGGCTATGACGACCTGCCCCCGGCGGAACTCAGAGCGTTGAGGGCGAGCTATAAAGGGAGTTATGCCTTCCGCGACAAGATTGACATTGAGGGGCTCGACCATCCCAAACGCATTTTCGATTTGACCGAAGGACTCATCCGTCGAGGCTACAGCGATCGGCACATCGAGCTTATCCTCGGAGGGAATTTCGCTCGCGCTCTTAAAGAGATCTGGACCGTTGGTTAA
- a CDS encoding serine hydrolase, which translates to MKQRLWIRALLAVLITSCVVAGQQPSFQSLDEYITRAMREWEVPGLALAIVKDDALVYAKGYGVRTLGRPEPVTEHTIFAIGSASKAFTAAALGMLVDEGKISWDDPVTTHLKGFQLFDPYATRELTVRDLLCHRSGLDRAEMLWYGSDYSREEILRRVRFLKPSWSFRSRFGYQNIMYLAAGQIIPAVTGKSWDEFIRERIFTPLGMRESTTSITELKKFSDVATPHAKIDDVVRAVPWRNIDNIAPAGSINSTVVDMAQWVRLHLNEGRAGKERLLSSGVVKEMQKSHTIIPYEPPFSLGTPEAHFLDYGLGWFLHDYRGRKIVQHGGNIDGMSALVALVPEERLGLVILTNLNGTFLPYALMYRIFDLYFGGGEKDWSAELLKTFKAFMAEQREAEKKIEESRVSGTKPSLALEQYAGTYTNEMYGEMKVETEAGKLTLRFGSGRVADLEHWHYDTFQARWRDPLFGKTLVTFRLNPRGKAEEVTAALPGMSDVIFKRTAEKAEAVPAITLTETDLQRFVGRYALDAPPLEISIELVGGRLKAVVPGQPVYTLVPVAPTRFQIQGAPPGFFIQFDLAEGKVKSLTLEQGPGPRVTFRPKS; encoded by the coding sequence ATGAAACAGCGACTATGGATTCGAGCACTTCTTGCTGTCCTTATAACATCGTGCGTCGTGGCCGGACAGCAACCCTCATTCCAGAGCCTGGACGAGTACATCACGCGCGCGATGCGAGAGTGGGAGGTCCCCGGTCTGGCCCTCGCCATCGTCAAAGATGATGCTCTCGTTTATGCCAAAGGGTACGGCGTGCGCACCCTGGGCCGGCCGGAGCCGGTCACGGAACACACGATCTTCGCCATTGGCTCCGCCTCCAAGGCATTCACGGCCGCCGCGCTCGGAATGCTGGTGGATGAGGGAAAAATCTCCTGGGATGATCCCGTCACAACTCACCTGAAAGGATTTCAACTCTTCGACCCCTATGCTACCCGCGAATTGACCGTGCGGGATCTTCTGTGCCATCGGAGCGGGCTCGACCGCGCGGAAATGCTCTGGTACGGATCCGACTACAGCCGGGAGGAAATTCTCCGTCGCGTGCGCTTCCTCAAACCGAGCTGGAGCTTTCGCAGCCGATTCGGCTACCAGAACATCATGTACCTGGCAGCCGGCCAGATCATTCCCGCCGTCACCGGCAAGAGCTGGGATGAATTCATCCGCGAGCGCATCTTCACACCGCTCGGCATGAGGGAGAGTACGACGAGCATCACCGAACTGAAGAAATTCAGCGATGTCGCCACGCCGCACGCCAAAATTGACGATGTGGTGCGAGCCGTTCCCTGGCGCAATATTGATAACATCGCGCCGGCCGGTTCCATCAATTCCACCGTCGTGGATATGGCCCAATGGGTGCGCCTCCATCTGAACGAGGGGCGCGCGGGAAAGGAGCGCCTGCTCAGTTCCGGCGTGGTGAAGGAGATGCAAAAATCCCATACCATCATCCCCTATGAGCCCCCGTTCTCACTGGGCACGCCGGAAGCGCACTTCCTCGATTACGGTCTGGGCTGGTTCCTTCACGACTATCGCGGTCGCAAAATCGTTCAGCACGGGGGTAACATTGATGGCATGAGTGCGCTCGTGGCGCTCGTGCCGGAGGAGCGATTGGGACTTGTCATTCTCACCAATCTCAATGGAACGTTCTTGCCCTATGCGCTCATGTATCGGATCTTCGACCTCTACTTTGGTGGGGGAGAGAAGGATTGGAGCGCCGAACTTCTCAAAACATTCAAGGCCTTTATGGCCGAGCAACGAGAAGCCGAGAAGAAGATTGAAGAGAGCCGGGTGTCCGGAACAAAGCCCTCGCTCGCGCTGGAGCAGTATGCCGGAACCTACACCAATGAGATGTACGGGGAGATGAAAGTGGAGACGGAGGCGGGAAAACTCACCCTTCGATTCGGCAGCGGGCGGGTCGCCGATCTCGAGCACTGGCACTACGATACATTCCAGGCGCGCTGGCGAGACCCTCTATTTGGGAAAACGCTCGTGACGTTTCGGCTCAATCCCCGGGGCAAAGCGGAAGAGGTGACGGCTGCGCTTCCCGGCATGAGCGATGTTATTTTCAAACGAACGGCGGAGAAGGCCGAGGCCGTCCCTGCAATCACCCTGACTGAAACTGATCTCCAGCGATTTGTCGGACGCTATGCCCTTGACGCTCCGCCTCTAGAGATCAGCATCGAACTTGTTGGCGGCCGGCTCAAAGCGGTCGTGCCGGGCCAGCCCGTGTACACGCTCGTGCCCGTCGCCCCCACGCGCTTTCAGATTCAAGGGGCGCCGCCCGGTTTCTTCATCCAGTTCGATCTAGCGGAGGGAAAGGTCAAAAGCCTGACTCTCGAACAGGGACCGGGTCCGAGGGTAACGTTCCGACCGAAGAGCTGA